The Phycisphaerae bacterium genome includes a window with the following:
- a CDS encoding CAP domain-containing protein, which yields MKAGSSLTLTIQLALSIGSVFLAGCPSASDFGTGTQVAGMGTNTESLPEGGYTPSNADVLVARMLELVNNERTSRGLQPLTLNPVLSQMADDYAKEMIACGFFSHLSPTGEGPGQRAVSAGYVFLAVGENLAVGQTTPEQAMADWMKSTEGHRENILSPQWKEIGIAVRVGGEYGVYWVQEFGNPPAIARISAN from the coding sequence GTGAAAGCCGGGTCCTCACTTACACTAACGATCCAACTGGCCCTGTCGATTGGGTCGGTATTCCTGGCAGGCTGCCCCAGTGCCTCTGACTTCGGCACGGGAACCCAGGTTGCCGGGATGGGGACCAATACCGAGTCCTTGCCGGAAGGGGGCTACACACCGTCCAATGCGGACGTCCTGGTTGCCCGCATGCTTGAACTGGTAAACAACGAGCGGACCAGCCGCGGCCTGCAGCCCCTGACCTTGAATCCGGTCCTGAGCCAGATGGCAGACGACTACGCCAAGGAAATGATCGCGTGCGGATTCTTCTCGCACCTGAGCCCCACCGGCGAAGGCCCCGGACAGCGTGCAGTGAGTGCCGGTTATGTGTTTCTGGCCGTCGGAGAGAATCTGGCAGTAGGGCAGACCACACCCGAGCAGGCAATGGCCGACTGGATGAAATCGACCGAAGGTCATCGAGAGAACATTCTATCCCCGCAGTGGAAGGAAATCGGGATCGCCGTGCGGGTGGGCGGCGAGTACGGCGTGTATTGGGTCCAGGAGTTCGGCAACCCGCCTGCCATCGCTCGAATTTCGGCGAACTGA
- a CDS encoding cob(I)yrinic acid a,c-diamide adenosyltransferase: MSLHTRTGDMGETSLVDGSRVAKDDPRVCAYGNVDELNSVLGWCRAACEGAIAQSIVDIQSQLFHVCSELATPPTAGDKWKHLAITQDHCRRLESWINEAEAAAGSVGCFVLPGGTEAACRLHMARVCCRRAERSIVTLHRVSPVRAELLAYLNRLSDLLYAWTRLANRQAGRSEIPWRPNV, encoded by the coding sequence ATGAGCCTCCACACGAGAACGGGCGATATGGGCGAGACTTCGCTGGTTGACGGCAGTCGGGTGGCCAAAGATGATCCTCGCGTATGCGCCTACGGCAATGTGGACGAGCTGAATTCGGTTCTCGGGTGGTGTCGGGCCGCATGCGAGGGCGCGATTGCCCAATCCATCGTCGACATACAGAGCCAGCTCTTTCATGTCTGCTCAGAGCTGGCCACTCCTCCGACGGCCGGTGACAAGTGGAAGCATCTGGCGATCACCCAGGACCACTGCCGGAGGCTGGAATCATGGATCAACGAGGCTGAGGCGGCCGCCGGCTCCGTCGGTTGTTTCGTCTTACCGGGTGGAACCGAGGCGGCCTGCCGGCTGCACATGGCCCGGGTCTGTTGCCGGCGGGCCGAGCGCAGCATCGTGACCCTCCACCGAGTTTCGCCGGTTCGAGCTGAACTGCTGGCTTATCTCAACCGTCTCAGCGACCTGTTGTACGCCTGGACGCGGCTGGCCAACCGGCAAGCCGGACGTTCCGAGATCCCCTGGAGGCCCAACGTATGA
- a CDS encoding O-antigen ligase family protein — translation MMPEPTAASGGNGRPGTTTFDRIMIAIVAVSLASVCLLISATHGSKTGYQEWAPGSVLRNIVDLLNFNYAFPTSSGSEVKWLAHGLGVAAAVLAVTLMWFTRSDVTRPITVEEPTPAPAGRRCCSTVALAQIALVLLTLWMVISSQWSPWPEASLGEGSRQAIWTIWALILGRTLTRAGARGVAVAMTAILTATAALGIWYRHERSPFMRLEFPIGNPLFMAACLIVGLCLAGAIVFGVLAETMDRSRERKTAPARMFAEVIRDMGGWWVAIGAVVGVAVMMWALRLTESRTAQWALVAGAAVAVWLGLGRLGRWLLPVGAVGAAALFFALNWSAVTSGTTGRDATIRFRLYAGKYAIQLFSTAPIVGHGQGSYMLLAQAMQAPDMEKDSAAFMAPVIENAHNEYLQIAAETGLVGSVLCAAFLVLTMWGAIRAWSRVKTPLDQWLLAGALAAFTAVVIEELGDVALRKPGLPAVFYTTAGLTWALSLRLPAAREPIISSQPTPLRVAGLIAGIAASLGIAWTVWRNWEGALAAYQILTRAEEQEWDASMNAARIASSGRLAVEDYVEAYDGTTHVSLIAAAGSVDRCMRGAARLPQDAEPPAGLVDMIREDVEAFNRFASICEATGNTLLVVIPGYPRIAWILAHLQVYRQQVEMIERQAGLRADVRDYTAAVRTLLSVELSRDPQDMAVAMRLFELCGDESVAYRLNLLRRPLRRGPVPVRQTDRFGIDWLADMEPLIGAMINEKGFSEAMEKMLADARQAMAANSADDWPDPYAPESLRLSARVSKLSGRFLEAAELSGQAAELSRQLGGRFPGAVSNARLDQSRYLMLAQRPAEAVAACDQAIKEWPIVRERELQLRPVMQTRAMYMLAADSEKEARELLGKLYPEAASDEIDQRLSDGYVDLCQSFASFPIEARAASYDKWLQRALALDPGNRTTHDLAARRAAERQDDVAVVEHVKAVIRLSFEQKDDSSGLQYLRLLAGVTRDENLVMALVEELSKSHPGNAMLQRLLASGPTAIFPPTTATAPTDTSSAPASRPTTMTEPGT, via the coding sequence ATGATGCCAGAACCGACGGCCGCTTCGGGCGGCAACGGTCGTCCCGGAACCACTACGTTCGATCGGATCATGATCGCAATCGTTGCCGTCAGCCTGGCGTCGGTTTGTCTGTTGATCAGCGCCACCCACGGAAGCAAGACGGGATATCAGGAGTGGGCCCCCGGCTCGGTCCTGCGGAACATCGTCGATCTGCTCAACTTCAACTATGCCTTCCCGACCTCCAGCGGTTCAGAGGTCAAGTGGTTGGCCCACGGGCTTGGGGTGGCGGCCGCCGTTCTGGCCGTGACGCTGATGTGGTTTACGCGCAGCGACGTCACCCGGCCGATAACGGTCGAGGAACCGACGCCGGCCCCGGCCGGCAGGCGCTGTTGCTCCACAGTCGCATTGGCCCAGATTGCCTTGGTGCTGCTGACCCTGTGGATGGTGATCAGCTCGCAATGGTCTCCGTGGCCGGAGGCCAGCCTCGGGGAGGGCAGTCGGCAGGCCATCTGGACCATTTGGGCGCTGATTCTGGGGCGCACGTTGACCCGGGCGGGAGCGCGCGGAGTGGCGGTCGCCATGACGGCCATCCTGACGGCGACAGCGGCGCTGGGAATCTGGTACCGACACGAACGAAGCCCCTTTATGCGGCTGGAGTTTCCCATCGGTAACCCGCTGTTCATGGCCGCCTGCCTGATTGTCGGACTGTGCCTCGCAGGCGCGATTGTTTTCGGGGTGCTGGCCGAGACCATGGATCGTTCGCGCGAGCGGAAAACGGCGCCCGCTCGGATGTTCGCGGAAGTCATCCGCGACATGGGCGGCTGGTGGGTGGCGATCGGTGCCGTCGTCGGCGTTGCGGTCATGATGTGGGCGCTTCGGTTGACCGAGTCGCGGACGGCACAATGGGCTTTGGTCGCCGGTGCGGCGGTGGCGGTGTGGCTCGGCCTGGGAAGGCTCGGGCGATGGTTGCTGCCGGTCGGCGCCGTGGGCGCTGCGGCGCTGTTTTTCGCCCTGAACTGGTCGGCGGTCACCTCCGGGACGACGGGCCGCGACGCGACCATTCGTTTTCGTCTCTATGCTGGCAAATACGCGATTCAGCTTTTTTCGACGGCTCCCATCGTCGGCCACGGACAGGGCAGCTACATGTTGCTCGCCCAGGCAATGCAGGCGCCGGATATGGAGAAGGATTCCGCGGCATTTATGGCCCCAGTCATCGAGAACGCTCACAACGAGTACCTTCAGATCGCGGCCGAGACGGGACTGGTGGGGTCGGTCTTGTGCGCGGCTTTTCTGGTTCTCACGATGTGGGGCGCCATTCGAGCCTGGTCCCGCGTCAAGACGCCGCTGGACCAGTGGCTGCTGGCCGGAGCGCTGGCGGCGTTCACGGCCGTCGTAATCGAAGAACTCGGCGATGTCGCTCTGCGCAAGCCGGGCCTGCCGGCCGTCTTCTACACGACGGCGGGTCTGACGTGGGCGCTCTCGCTGAGACTGCCCGCCGCGAGAGAGCCGATCATCAGCTCCCAGCCCACGCCTCTTCGGGTTGCGGGCCTCATCGCCGGGATCGCCGCCTCCCTCGGGATCGCATGGACCGTATGGCGTAATTGGGAAGGAGCGCTCGCTGCATATCAGATCCTGACCCGCGCCGAAGAGCAGGAGTGGGATGCCTCGATGAACGCGGCCCGGATCGCATCATCCGGCCGGCTGGCCGTCGAAGACTACGTCGAGGCGTACGACGGCACCACTCATGTCTCGCTGATCGCCGCCGCCGGCAGCGTCGATCGATGCATGCGCGGAGCGGCGCGCCTCCCGCAAGATGCCGAGCCTCCGGCGGGTCTGGTCGACATGATCCGCGAAGACGTGGAAGCGTTCAATCGTTTCGCGTCGATTTGCGAGGCGACGGGCAACACGCTTCTGGTTGTGATTCCCGGGTACCCTCGAATCGCTTGGATCCTGGCGCATCTTCAAGTGTACCGCCAGCAGGTCGAGATGATCGAACGACAGGCCGGTCTGAGGGCGGACGTCCGGGACTACACCGCAGCCGTTCGCACGTTGTTGTCGGTTGAACTCAGTCGCGACCCGCAGGACATGGCGGTCGCCATGAGGCTTTTTGAGCTGTGCGGCGACGAGTCCGTGGCCTATCGGCTGAACCTGTTGCGACGGCCGCTGAGACGCGGACCCGTGCCGGTGCGTCAGACTGACCGTTTCGGTATTGACTGGCTGGCGGATATGGAACCGCTCATCGGGGCCATGATCAACGAGAAGGGCTTCTCCGAGGCGATGGAGAAGATGCTCGCGGACGCCCGGCAGGCGATGGCCGCGAATAGTGCCGATGACTGGCCGGATCCTTACGCCCCTGAATCGTTGCGACTGTCGGCCCGGGTCAGCAAGCTGTCCGGGCGTTTTCTCGAGGCGGCGGAGCTGTCAGGCCAGGCGGCGGAGCTGTCGAGGCAACTGGGGGGACGCTTCCCAGGGGCGGTTTCGAACGCGAGGCTCGATCAGTCGCGATATCTGATGCTTGCCCAAAGGCCGGCCGAAGCCGTGGCGGCGTGCGATCAGGCAATCAAGGAATGGCCGATCGTCCGGGAGCGCGAGCTTCAGCTTCGGCCGGTGATGCAGACCCGGGCCATGTACATGCTTGCGGCCGATAGCGAGAAGGAAGCACGCGAACTCCTCGGCAAGCTGTATCCCGAAGCCGCGTCGGATGAGATCGATCAACGGCTCAGCGACGGCTACGTCGACCTGTGCCAGTCGTTCGCGTCGTTCCCGATCGAGGCTCGCGCCGCCTCGTACGACAAGTGGCTGCAGCGGGCTTTGGCGTTAGATCCGGGCAACCGAACAACCCATGATCTGGCGGCCCGGCGTGCGGCCGAGCGACAAGATGATGTCGCTGTTGTGGAACACGTCAAGGCGGTGATTCGCCTTTCGTTCGAGCAGAAAGACGACTCCTCCGGCTTGCAGTACCTGCGATTGCTTGCCGGCGTCACTCGCGATGAAAACCTCGTCATGGCCCTCGTGGAAGAACTGTCGAAAAGCCATCCGGGTAACGCAATGCTCCAGCGATTGCTGGCCAGTGGCCCCACCGCCATCTTCCCGCCGACCACCGCGACGGCCCCGACCGATACTTCCAGCGCGCCGGCAAGTCGGCCGACAACGATGACCGAGCCGGGCACATGA
- a CDS encoding thioesterase domain-containing protein translates to MSQKRIQIAAHKPSPWILRPRPVVSPRLRLFCFAHAGGGASLFRNWPCGLSDKVEVCAVQSPGREERLDDCPYARFDALEQTTADQIKPWLDVPFALFGHELGALVAFELVRRLRRTGLPAPVRLIVAGCAAPHLPRSRPPIHRLSDDEFLDGLAGGLAAVPDAVRRRPDLVARILPGLRADFTMLETYTYRPEHRLDCPITALGGSADPTMPTDALAAWAEHTSTFSQQMIQGDQFFLFTGETEVLSCLANLLSPDYL, encoded by the coding sequence ATGTCTCAAAAGAGGATCCAGATCGCTGCTCACAAGCCCAGCCCCTGGATTCTCCGCCCTCGGCCGGTGGTTTCGCCAAGACTGCGGTTGTTTTGCTTCGCTCACGCCGGCGGCGGTGCCTCGCTGTTTCGCAACTGGCCTTGTGGTTTGTCCGACAAGGTGGAGGTCTGTGCGGTCCAATCTCCCGGCCGTGAGGAGCGACTCGACGACTGTCCTTATGCACGTTTCGACGCCTTGGAACAGACAACGGCTGACCAGATCAAACCCTGGCTCGATGTGCCGTTCGCTTTGTTCGGCCATGAACTCGGGGCACTGGTTGCCTTTGAGCTTGTACGACGACTTCGGCGAACCGGCCTGCCGGCTCCGGTTCGATTGATCGTGGCAGGCTGCGCCGCACCCCACTTGCCAAGATCAAGGCCCCCGATTCACAGGTTGTCCGACGACGAGTTTCTGGATGGTTTGGCGGGCGGTCTGGCGGCGGTTCCCGACGCCGTGCGGCGCAGGCCCGACCTTGTGGCCCGCATCCTTCCCGGCCTGCGAGCGGATTTCACCATGCTGGAAACGTATACGTATCGCCCGGAGCATCGCCTCGACTGCCCAATTACCGCCCTGGGCGGCAGCGCTGACCCCACGATGCCGACCGATGCCTTGGCCGCCTGGGCCGAGCACACGAGCACGTTCTCGCAGCAAATGATCCAGGGCGACCAGTTCTTTCTCTTCACGGGTGAAACCGAAGTGCTGTCCTGCCTGGCGAACCTGCTTTCGCCAGACTATCTGTGA
- a CDS encoding alpha-L-fucosidase, producing MSRKWSVLTAGVLFVGSGAVWGVEFKDQIAGDAISGWEIRNGPPDSWSVKDGVLHCHGAEKWGGWLGTVRNYTDFIIELEYKLSPGGNSGVFLRTPREGHPSAVSFEIQILDNTAEKHKNLKPAQYCGSIYKIVAADKDATKPVGEWNRMRIMAEADHIVVWLNGEKVVDATGKSDPEILQRSREGAIGLQNHRSEVSFRNIRIADLAEDRARRTKWWREARFGMFIHWGPVSLKGTEIGWSRGGQRRGHGEGRGEIPVEVYDNLYKEFNPTRFDARQWVQIARDAGMKYMVFTTKHHDGFCEFDSKLTDYKITHSPFKRDVVAELTAACHEAGMPIGFYYSPPDWHHPDYRTENHGRYVEYMHGQIRELLSNYGRIAIMWFDGLGGTSKDWKSTEMFEDIFRLQPDIIINNRAGLAADHDTPEQQIGKFQNNRLWESCITICRQWAWKPEDEMKSLKDCIRTLVRCAGGDGNLLFNVGPMPTGEIEPRQVERLREMGQWLSKYGESIYGTRGGPFKPGIWGASTHKDNRIYVHVFEWPADGQSLALPPIGKKVLGAAVLTGGAAEVKQSSEGLVITMPASERQEVDTIIAIDLDGPAAEIAPLATRLGSLAAHKKSTASNVFQKSWLHGPEKAFDDDDSTRWATDAGTKQAWLEVDLGEPTTIGRAVISEAFDRVRAFELQYRDGQEWRTFARGSTIGADKLITFAPVTADRVRLNITEATEGPTIWEFQLFAPSK from the coding sequence ATGTCTCGTAAATGGTCTGTTTTGACTGCCGGCGTCCTGTTTGTCGGGTCCGGGGCGGTGTGGGGGGTGGAATTCAAGGATCAAATCGCCGGCGACGCGATCTCCGGCTGGGAGATCCGGAACGGCCCGCCGGATTCGTGGTCGGTCAAAGACGGCGTGTTGCATTGCCACGGGGCTGAGAAATGGGGCGGCTGGCTCGGCACCGTCCGCAACTATACGGACTTCATCATCGAACTCGAGTACAAGCTGAGTCCGGGCGGCAACAGCGGCGTCTTTCTGCGCACGCCGCGGGAGGGTCATCCCTCGGCGGTCTCATTTGAAATTCAGATCCTGGACAACACGGCCGAGAAGCACAAGAACCTCAAGCCCGCCCAGTACTGCGGTTCGATCTACAAGATCGTCGCGGCCGACAAGGATGCCACCAAGCCGGTCGGCGAATGGAACCGGATGCGGATCATGGCGGAGGCCGACCACATCGTGGTGTGGCTCAACGGCGAGAAAGTCGTCGACGCCACGGGCAAGTCGGACCCTGAGATCTTACAACGATCCCGCGAAGGAGCCATCGGCCTCCAGAATCACCGCAGCGAGGTTTCCTTCCGCAATATCCGCATCGCCGACCTGGCCGAGGACCGGGCCCGGCGCACCAAGTGGTGGCGGGAAGCCCGCTTCGGGATGTTCATCCACTGGGGGCCGGTCAGCCTCAAAGGCACGGAGATCGGCTGGTCGCGGGGGGGGCAGCGTCGCGGGCACGGCGAGGGCAGGGGCGAAATACCGGTCGAGGTTTACGACAACCTGTACAAGGAATTCAACCCGACGAGGTTCGACGCCCGGCAGTGGGTGCAGATTGCGCGGGACGCCGGAATGAAGTACATGGTCTTCACCACGAAGCATCACGACGGCTTTTGCGAGTTCGACAGCAAACTGACTGATTACAAGATCACCCACTCGCCCTTCAAACGCGATGTGGTGGCGGAGCTGACCGCCGCCTGCCACGAGGCCGGCATGCCCATCGGCTTCTACTATTCGCCGCCCGACTGGCACCATCCCGACTACCGCACCGAGAACCACGGCCGGTACGTCGAGTACATGCACGGTCAGATCCGCGAGTTGCTGAGCAATTACGGCAGAATCGCGATCATGTGGTTCGACGGGCTCGGGGGAACCTCAAAGGACTGGAAATCCACGGAGATGTTCGAGGACATCTTCCGGCTGCAACCGGACATCATCATCAACAACCGCGCCGGCCTGGCCGCCGATCATGACACCCCCGAACAGCAGATCGGCAAGTTCCAGAACAACCGCCTGTGGGAAAGCTGCATCACCATTTGCCGGCAGTGGGCATGGAAGCCCGAGGACGAGATGAAGTCGTTGAAGGATTGTATCCGGACGCTGGTGCGATGTGCCGGCGGCGACGGCAACCTGTTATTCAACGTCGGGCCGATGCCCACCGGGGAAATCGAACCCAGGCAGGTCGAGCGGCTGAGGGAAATGGGCCAATGGCTGAGCAAATACGGGGAGAGCATTTATGGTACGCGCGGCGGCCCGTTCAAGCCCGGGATCTGGGGCGCCAGCACGCATAAGGACAACAGGATCTATGTCCACGTGTTCGAATGGCCGGCCGACGGTCAGTCTCTTGCGTTGCCGCCGATCGGGAAAAAGGTGCTCGGCGCAGCCGTCCTTACCGGCGGTGCGGCCGAGGTCAAGCAAAGCAGCGAGGGCCTGGTCATTACCATGCCCGCCTCGGAACGTCAGGAGGTTGATACGATCATCGCGATCGATCTTGACGGCCCGGCCGCGGAAATAGCCCCTCTGGCCACAAGGCTCGGCTCCCTTGCGGCGCACAAGAAATCGACTGCTTCGAACGTGTTCCAGAAGAGCTGGCTCCACGGTCCTGAGAAGGCCTTCGACGATGATGACAGTACCCGTTGGGCCACCGATGCCGGAACAAAGCAGGCATGGCTGGAAGTTGATCTCGGCGAGCCTACCACCATCGGCCGGGCCGTGATCAGCGAAGCATTTGACCGGGTGAGGGCGTTCGAATTGCAGTATCGCGACGGGCAGGAGTGGCGTACCTTCGCCCGCGGGAGCACCATCGGAGCCGACAAGCTGATCACTTTCGCTCCGGTGACCGCCGATCGGGTTCGCCTGAACATCACCGAGGCAACGGAGGGCCCGACGATATGGGAGTTCCAACTGTTCGCCCCGTCCAAGTGA
- a CDS encoding uroporphyrinogen decarboxylase family protein, with amino-acid sequence MTSRERVVAALNHRQPDSVPIDFGGTAVTGMHVTCVAALRDHYGLEKRLVKVHEPYQMLGWIDDDLADAIGIDVAGVIGPTTLFGFANTNWTPWRAPFGLEVLVSEHFKTTMDAKGDVFIYPQGDTTAPPSGRMPDGGYFFDTIVRQEPIDEDKLDPQDNLEEFGPISEADLAHFQGEVKRASATGRAVIATFGGTAFGDIALVPAPFLKYPKGIRDIEEWYVSTVARRDYVHQVFDRQCEIALANLAKIHARVGDAVDAVFICGTDFGTQTSAFCSRETFRDLYMPYYRRVNDWIHAHTKWKTFKHSCGAVEQFLGPFIESGFDIVNPVQCSASGMDPAHLKRTYGDELTFWGGGVDTQKTLPFGTPAQVREQVLSRCEIFSKNGGFVFNAIHNVQARTPVANIVAMIEAVHEFNGRR; translated from the coding sequence GTGACCAGCAGGGAACGGGTCGTCGCGGCACTGAATCACCGGCAGCCGGATTCTGTCCCGATAGATTTCGGCGGAACGGCGGTGACCGGGATGCACGTCACGTGCGTGGCTGCCTTGCGCGATCATTACGGCCTGGAAAAGCGGCTTGTGAAGGTCCACGAACCATATCAGATGCTTGGTTGGATCGATGACGACCTCGCGGACGCAATCGGGATCGACGTGGCCGGCGTGATCGGGCCGACCACCCTGTTCGGCTTCGCCAACACCAATTGGACACCCTGGCGGGCTCCGTTCGGGCTGGAGGTGCTGGTCTCCGAACACTTCAAGACCACGATGGACGCCAAGGGCGACGTGTTTATCTATCCCCAGGGTGACACCACGGCGCCGCCAAGCGGCCGTATGCCCGATGGGGGCTACTTCTTCGACACCATCGTCCGGCAGGAACCGATCGACGAAGACAAGCTCGATCCGCAGGACAACCTGGAGGAGTTCGGACCGATCAGCGAGGCCGACCTGGCCCACTTCCAGGGTGAGGTGAAGCGGGCATCGGCCACGGGGCGGGCGGTCATCGCCACTTTCGGCGGGACGGCCTTCGGCGACATCGCCCTGGTGCCGGCCCCGTTTCTCAAGTACCCCAAGGGCATCCGCGACATCGAGGAGTGGTACGTATCGACCGTCGCCCGCCGCGACTACGTTCATCAAGTCTTCGACAGGCAATGCGAAATCGCCCTGGCCAACCTGGCGAAGATCCACGCCCGCGTGGGCGATGCGGTCGACGCGGTGTTTATCTGCGGCACGGACTTCGGCACGCAGACCTCGGCCTTCTGCTCGCGAGAGACATTCCGCGATCTTTACATGCCCTACTACAGGCGGGTGAACGATTGGATCCACGCCCACACGAAATGGAAGACGTTCAAGCACTCCTGCGGGGCGGTGGAGCAGTTCCTCGGGCCGTTCATCGAGTCCGGCTTCGACATTGTCAATCCGGTGCAATGCTCGGCGTCCGGCATGGACCCGGCACATCTCAAGCGAACCTACGGCGACGAGCTGACATTCTGGGGCGGCGGCGTGGACACACAGAAGACCCTGCCTTTCGGCACGCCGGCGCAGGTGCGCGAGCAGGTGCTGTCGCGATGCGAGATCTTTTCGAAAAACGGCGGGTTCGTGTTCAACGCCATCCACAACGTCCAGGCCCGCACGCCGGTCGCGAACATCGTGGCCATGATCGAGGCCGTCCACGAATTCAACGGTCGGCGGTGA
- a CDS encoding Gfo/Idh/MocA family oxidoreductase: MSQDKQSRASRREFLSTSGRIAAASALGLTAIPAVHAGEGNTLKVALVGCGGRGTGAAINALSTSSGPTRLVAMADVFDDRLQSSLQKLQSQFGKQIDVPKERQFIGFDAYKKAIDSLDGSGVVILATPPGFRPPHLEYAVEKGCNVFMEKAFAVDGPGVRRVLKAGEEADKKNIKIAGGLMSRHSAPLEEAVRRIHDGIIGEVITCWSYREHGPVGITPKPADMTEIAYQIRHFHNFNWLGGSFILDWLIHNLDVCCWVKDAWPVSAQGQGGRYPRTEADQMFDHYAVEYSFADGTRLFAQARHMADCWGFWGNVIHGTKGSAVLGEGIPDPLIYKGHRRTEDQIIWRYQGEKSDQYQVEHERLFEAIRQNKPYNETKRCAYATLTGILGRMAAESGQEITWEQALASDLVLAPGLESYTMDSTPPIVPDAQGRYPVAVPGKTKVL; the protein is encoded by the coding sequence ATGAGTCAAGACAAACAGTCCCGAGCGTCGCGTCGTGAGTTTCTGAGCACCTCCGGCCGCATCGCCGCGGCGTCAGCCCTGGGCTTGACGGCCATCCCGGCCGTCCATGCCGGGGAGGGCAATACCCTCAAGGTCGCTCTTGTCGGCTGTGGCGGCCGGGGCACGGGGGCCGCCATCAATGCGCTTTCCACCAGTAGTGGGCCGACCCGGCTGGTGGCCATGGCCGATGTGTTCGACGATCGCTTGCAATCGAGTCTCCAGAAGCTCCAATCACAATTTGGCAAGCAGATCGACGTACCGAAAGAACGTCAATTCATCGGCTTCGACGCATACAAGAAAGCCATCGACAGCCTGGACGGATCGGGCGTGGTGATTCTGGCGACGCCTCCGGGCTTTCGGCCGCCGCATCTTGAGTACGCCGTCGAGAAGGGCTGCAACGTGTTTATGGAGAAGGCTTTCGCCGTCGACGGCCCCGGAGTTCGACGAGTCCTCAAGGCCGGCGAGGAGGCGGACAAGAAGAACATCAAGATCGCTGGCGGGCTGATGAGCCGTCATTCCGCGCCCTTGGAGGAGGCCGTTCGCCGGATCCACGACGGTATCATCGGCGAGGTCATCACCTGCTGGTCCTACCGCGAGCACGGACCAGTGGGCATCACGCCCAAGCCGGCGGACATGACCGAAATAGCCTACCAGATTCGCCACTTCCACAACTTCAACTGGCTGGGCGGCAGTTTCATTCTGGACTGGCTAATTCACAATCTGGACGTGTGCTGCTGGGTCAAGGATGCCTGGCCGGTCTCCGCTCAGGGGCAAGGCGGACGGTATCCTCGCACCGAAGCCGACCAGATGTTCGACCACTACGCCGTCGAGTATTCGTTTGCCGACGGGACGCGGTTGTTCGCCCAGGCTCGTCACATGGCCGACTGCTGGGGCTTCTGGGGCAACGTGATTCACGGGACGAAAGGCTCGGCCGTTCTGGGCGAGGGAATTCCCGACCCCCTGATCTACAAGGGGCACAGGCGAACTGAGGATCAGATCATCTGGCGGTACCAGGGCGAGAAGAGCGATCAGTATCAGGTCGAGCACGAGCGACTCTTCGAGGCCATCCGGCAGAACAAGCCGTACAACGAAACGAAGCGTTGCGCTTATGCCACGCTGACCGGTATTCTCGGCCGCATGGCCGCCGAGTCGGGCCAGGAGATCACCTGGGAGCAGGCCCTCGCGTCAGATCTCGTCCTCGCTCCGGGCCTGGAGAGCTACACCATGGACTCGACCCCGCCGATCGTTCCGGACGCCCAGGGCCGCTACCCGGTGGCCGTGCCGGGCAAGACCAAGGTGCTGTGA